The following is a genomic window from Rhodopirellula islandica.
CTGCCGATTCGCGGATGTGAGGCAGGAGCCTCCAAGGCAGTGTGTCTCCAGGCAGAGCCCGGGGACAAGGTTGAACGAGCTTCCGTTTCCCTCGGAACCTCGCGATGCCTAGTTGGAAGCTGCCAGCACGCCGTGTGGGTCGAGCACGAATTTTTTGGCGGCGCCTTGGTCAAAAGCAGCGTAGCCTTGCACGGCTTCTTCCAGTGGGATCACCGTCGCGTTGACGGCGTTCGCGATTTGACAACGATCGTGCAAGATCGCCATCATCAGCCCTCGGTTGTACTTCATGACCGGGCACTGGCCGGTGGTGAAGTGCAAGGACTTGGCCCAGCCCAATCCGATGCGGAGGGAAAGATTGCCGGTTCGGGCCGCTTCGTCGACCCCGCCTGGATCATCGGTCACGTACAAGCCAGGAATTCCGACGCCGCCTGCCACACGGGTGACCTCCATCACTTGGTTGAGAACCGTGGCGGGTTTCTCGACGCCCGAATCTCCGCCGTGGCCGCGGGCTTCAAAGCCGACGCAGTCGACGGCACAATCCACTTCTCGCTCACCCAAGATCGGCTCGATCATGTCGGGCAGGGAGGCGTCGGTTTTCAGGTCAACCGTTTCGCAGCCGAACGATCGGGCTTGAGCGAGTCTTTCCTCGATCATGTCGCCGACAATCACCACCGCTGCGCCGAGCAACTGGGCCGCGTGAGCACATGCAAGTCCCACGG
Proteins encoded in this region:
- the fdhA gene encoding formaldehyde dehydrogenase, glutathione-independent, with the protein product MTGNKGVVYLGDGKVDVQSIDDPKLELSYRGKTRQCHHGVILKVISTNICGSDQHMVRGRTTAPAGMVLGHEITGEVVEAGRDVEFIKKGDICSVPFNIACGRCRCCKEGDTGVCENVNPDRPGAAYGYVDMGGWIGGQSRYVMVPYADWNLLAFPDRDQALAKIRDLTMLSDIFPTGYHGAYTAGVTTGSTVYVAGAGPVGLACAHAAQLLGAAVVIVGDMIEERLAQARSFGCETVDLKTDASLPDMIEPILGEREVDCAVDCVGFEARGHGGDSGVEKPATVLNQVMEVTRVAGGVGIPGLYVTDDPGGVDEAARTGNLSLRIGLGWAKSLHFTTGQCPVMKYNRGLMMAILHDRCQIANAVNATVIPLEEAVQGYAAFDQGAAKKFVLDPHGVLAASN